In one window of uncultured Acetobacteroides sp. DNA:
- a CDS encoding O-methyltransferase, translating into MLAKDIDVERYMLNHTTPEDPILTELNRRTHLQVLQPRMVSGHLQGKILEMISFMITPEAILEIGTFTGYSAICLAKGLAPNGILHTFEINDELEEFAADFIAKSNLTDKIIQHIGSALDLAPSLEIKFDLIFIDGDKREYPQYYQMAKQMVKPKGYILADNVLWDGKVVETPTPTDDYSRGIMEFNQMVQDDPQVENVIMPFRDGMTLIRMV; encoded by the coding sequence ATGCTAGCAAAAGACATAGATGTTGAGCGTTACATGCTCAACCATACGACTCCAGAAGACCCCATACTAACAGAATTGAATAGGAGGACCCACCTTCAGGTACTACAACCACGCATGGTCTCCGGACACTTGCAGGGAAAAATATTAGAGATGATCAGCTTCATGATAACACCTGAAGCGATTCTGGAAATTGGAACATTTACGGGCTACTCTGCCATCTGTCTTGCCAAAGGACTTGCACCAAACGGCATTCTTCACACCTTTGAGATAAACGACGAACTAGAAGAGTTTGCTGCCGACTTTATTGCAAAAAGCAACTTGACTGATAAAATTATACAGCATATAGGTTCTGCACTCGATCTTGCCCCATCGCTAGAAATCAAATTCGACCTTATTTTCATTGATGGCGACAAGCGAGAATATCCACAATACTACCAAATGGCTAAACAGATGGTTAAACCTAAAGGGTATATCCTAGCCGACAACGTATTGTGGGATGGCAAGGTAGTAGAAACTCCTACACCAACTGACGACTACTCTAGGGGAATAATGGAATTTAACCAAATGGTACAAGACGATCCTCAGGTTGAAAACGTAATTATGCCCTTCAGAGATGGAATGACACTAATTAGAATGGTATAA
- a CDS encoding RNA polymerase sigma factor, with protein sequence MTAAEFSTQLLNLEPSLERFAYSLTANREDAKDLLQETFLKALTYKDKFEDNTNLKAWTFTIMKNTFINNYRKNIKQNTTFDTSDNQYLMNSKPDQVNPEAEFSHSEISKKVDLLEDEFRIPFQMHNSGFQYKEIAEMLNLKIGTVKSRIFFSRQKLMGSLKDFEYKY encoded by the coding sequence ATGACTGCAGCTGAATTTAGTACCCAATTGCTCAACTTAGAGCCAAGTCTTGAACGCTTCGCGTACAGCCTCACTGCAAACAGAGAGGATGCAAAAGACTTATTGCAAGAAACATTCCTCAAGGCGTTGACCTACAAAGACAAGTTTGAGGACAACACCAATTTGAAAGCATGGACCTTCACCATTATGAAGAATACCTTCATAAACAACTACCGCAAAAACATAAAGCAGAACACAACCTTTGATACTAGCGATAATCAGTATTTGATGAATAGCAAACCTGATCAGGTTAATCCAGAGGCTGAGTTTTCGCATAGCGAGATTAGCAAGAAGGTAGACCTGCTTGAAGATGAATTTAGAATACCATTCCAGATGCATAATTCGGGGTTCCAGTATAAGGAGATTGCAGAAATGCTTAACCTCAAGATTGGAACAGTTAAAAGCCGTATATTCTTCTCTCGCCAAAAACTGATGGGTTCTCTTAAAGATTTTGAGTATAAATACTAA
- a CDS encoding pitrilysin family protein — translation MDIQIFHLSNGIRFIHQYNNSAVAHCGLVINTGTRDELSNEHGLAHFIEHVLFKGTKKRKTFHINSRLEDVGGELNAYTSKEDTAVHATILKGDFEKAVELISDIVFNSIFPPKELEKEKEVILDEINSYKDSPADLIFDDFEDLLFNGTSLGHNILGTKKQLKRFTRKNILDFIARTYNTNQMVFSSIGKIRPEKALKIVEKYFGGIPANPRQYVRNGVLPYQPFTKAISKNTYQTHCVIGQRGYAYSDEKRIPLLLLTNILGGPAPNSRLNLALREKYGLTYNVEASFTPYTDTGTFTIYFGTDKANFDKSHALIFKETKRLQDDKLGTLQLHKAKKQVLGQLAISGESNEQVMLTNAKSLLVYNTIDSMETIAARINAITSERLTDIANEIFDANNLSSLTYN, via the coding sequence ATGGACATTCAGATTTTCCATCTTTCCAACGGAATTCGTTTCATACACCAATACAATAACTCGGCAGTCGCCCATTGCGGCCTAGTTATCAACACCGGAACCCGCGATGAACTCTCCAACGAACATGGGCTGGCTCACTTTATTGAGCATGTGCTTTTCAAAGGAACAAAAAAAAGGAAAACCTTTCACATCAACTCTAGACTAGAGGATGTTGGTGGAGAATTAAACGCTTACACCTCCAAAGAGGATACGGCCGTTCATGCAACTATACTAAAAGGTGACTTCGAAAAGGCAGTGGAGCTCATCTCCGATATTGTTTTCAATTCCATCTTCCCTCCTAAAGAACTGGAGAAAGAAAAAGAGGTTATCCTAGACGAGATCAACTCGTACAAGGATAGCCCTGCCGATCTTATATTTGACGACTTTGAAGATTTACTCTTCAATGGAACATCTCTCGGGCATAACATTCTTGGCACAAAGAAGCAACTCAAGCGATTCACCCGAAAAAATATTCTAGATTTCATAGCCCGAACATACAATACCAACCAAATGGTCTTTTCTAGCATCGGCAAAATACGTCCCGAAAAAGCGCTTAAAATTGTAGAAAAGTATTTTGGAGGAATACCGGCAAACCCAAGGCAGTACGTCAGAAATGGCGTGCTACCCTACCAACCATTTACGAAGGCAATCTCGAAAAACACCTACCAAACACACTGTGTCATTGGCCAACGCGGTTATGCCTACTCCGATGAGAAACGCATTCCGCTTCTACTCCTCACCAATATTCTTGGAGGTCCAGCCCCCAACTCTCGCCTTAACCTTGCACTACGCGAAAAATACGGTCTTACCTACAACGTGGAAGCATCTTTTACCCCATATACTGATACAGGAACCTTTACCATTTATTTCGGCACCGACAAAGCTAACTTTGATAAGAGCCATGCGCTAATTTTTAAGGAGACAAAGCGACTACAAGATGATAAACTAGGAACGCTACAACTTCACAAAGCAAAGAAGCAAGTCCTAGGCCAACTCGCTATTTCAGGTGAAAGCAACGAGCAGGTTATGCTTACCAATGCCAAAAGCCTTCTCGTTTACAACACCATCGACAGTATGGAAACTATAGCGGCCCGAATCAACGCCATAACTTCCGAGAGACTAACAGACATTGCCAACGAGATATTTGACGCAAACAACCTTTCGTCCTTAACATACAACTAA
- a CDS encoding DUF6443 domain-containing protein, producing MKSIDALRSLPVPRQGATVSYVDGLGRTDHTVAVAAIDSSETYLDLVSFNRYDDMGRESMQFLPFSQDSRKGEYVDNILQKQSSFYLFRYGASAKPYSEVRYDGSPLNIPVEQSAPGDGLSMGNGHTVTMKNGVNASNEVPIWELDNAGKPKISRYYSPNNLLRIEAKDPDGIVSVTYKTIDGLTVRSVKDYNGLNATTDYVYDDLNRLVWVLPPEFVKRYLDSGGAVSSGELNGSNELSSPSSSTYKLMPTASMTLKPGFVGQPGFSVSFGTGDIYANYAYSYRYDNFGRIACKKLPGVDSIYMAYDSYDRLAATQDGSLRAKGKWLYSRYDDKNRVVETGFVTNGITNQLAMQAKLDNVYGSGGYPLFDSQNGDAYTTNSYPKPADGTLEPIKYTFYETYNVPSCPSYDVTLSYRKKDDVVVGLATVTRFKNLGTNEWNIAASYYDREGHVIQSVETGILEAGVSKKLVLSTQYNFAGGVTNTRETQQVAGLTNTLEKRFEYNDNGSLKNTYVKFNSGAEENVASYTYDRLGNVREKVYGGTSQKDSCKYDINGRLIQVNSPDYQSSTSLFAYRLGFDKPDKVGSAAPTAQYGGSISSMVWRSQNTGGVKQKKGYGFSYDGLDRLKATSYGDGETLSAKDYYVERNLSYDLNGNIAGLTRTNGSGAASTYSNSYIGNMLRSVNNGAAYCYDANGNATTDGKNGYKLAYNELNLPSTVSTSAGTLAITYKYDADAEMLLTKTPNGYVRYYVGSMVYEKQTSTSAIAFSLAQHSEGVVLASGIYSYYLKDHLGNVRVVFHKAGNGTLVVDQATDYYPFGKSFDNVNPNINRYLYNGKELQDQMVGSVPFGYYNFGARFYDPELGLWHSVDNASEKFSGLSPYNYCMNNPLVFIDPDGNNPLLIAAIIIGAAAGGYTGHKIAHANGYNFSNWQTYGYMLGGAVIGGFSGYAGVAISTGGFMANTMGAMYSSMSYSLGMSMLSGGRMQPSISLGGASYNFGTQDWGYIGEKGNSKLENLGYGLGMLANLSDVANFTDSFTHWEDKMRAKYEKGYGDAVCYKDETIGNNIGFGSKGNRTSFSGPNNPSGLNAIGDVVDYYGPVPNGTFLEYPGFIHDVSYAKLGIQGANGLFTSLRALPADIRFISQSLYLGTKHLFSNPWLSFQSDLIGIGLGAAAAPKAIILPSLIYGTCKIIKR from the coding sequence CGGGTTGGGGCGAACCGACCATACGGTTGCAGTTGCTGCTATCGATTCTTCAGAGACATATCTTGATCTAGTATCGTTTAATAGGTATGACGATATGGGGAGAGAGTCAATGCAGTTTTTGCCTTTTTCGCAGGATTCCCGAAAAGGAGAATATGTGGATAATATATTACAAAAACAGAGCAGCTTTTATTTATTCAGATACGGTGCAAGTGCTAAACCATATTCAGAGGTTCGTTACGATGGATCGCCATTAAATATCCCCGTAGAACAAAGTGCACCTGGAGACGGCCTTTCAATGGGTAATGGGCATACCGTTACCATGAAAAATGGGGTTAATGCCTCCAATGAGGTTCCAATTTGGGAACTTGATAATGCTGGTAAACCTAAAATATCACGTTACTATTCCCCAAATAACTTGCTTCGAATAGAAGCCAAAGATCCAGATGGAATTGTTAGCGTTACCTATAAAACCATTGATGGGCTTACTGTTCGATCGGTAAAAGATTACAACGGGCTTAATGCAACAACCGATTACGTATACGACGATTTGAATAGGCTTGTCTGGGTGCTGCCTCCCGAGTTTGTTAAAAGATATTTGGATTCTGGAGGTGCTGTTTCTTCTGGAGAGTTAAACGGTTCTAATGAGCTAAGCTCTCCTAGCAGTAGTACCTATAAGCTTATGCCAACGGCTAGCATGACTTTAAAGCCTGGATTTGTGGGGCAACCCGGATTTAGCGTTTCTTTTGGGACAGGTGACATATATGCCAACTACGCCTACAGCTACCGATACGACAACTTTGGTCGCATAGCCTGCAAAAAGCTACCCGGTGTTGACAGCATCTATATGGCATACGACAGCTACGATAGGCTTGCTGCAACACAAGATGGAAGCTTAAGGGCTAAAGGTAAATGGCTATACAGCAGGTACGATGATAAAAACAGGGTGGTAGAAACAGGTTTTGTTACCAATGGCATTACTAATCAGCTTGCCATGCAGGCAAAGCTGGATAACGTATATGGTAGCGGAGGCTACCCTCTATTCGATTCTCAGAATGGGGATGCATATACCACCAACAGCTACCCAAAGCCCGCCGATGGTACGCTCGAACCTATAAAGTACACCTTTTACGAAACGTACAACGTGCCTAGCTGCCCTAGCTACGATGTCACACTAAGCTATCGTAAGAAGGATGATGTGGTTGTAGGCCTTGCTACAGTTACCCGGTTTAAAAATTTAGGAACAAACGAATGGAATATTGCCGCCTCCTACTACGATAGGGAGGGGCATGTAATCCAATCGGTAGAAACGGGAATACTCGAAGCAGGCGTATCGAAAAAGCTAGTGCTTTCCACGCAGTACAATTTTGCGGGTGGTGTAACCAATACCCGTGAAACCCAGCAGGTGGCAGGGCTTACCAATACCCTAGAGAAACGCTTCGAGTACAACGACAACGGCTCGTTAAAGAATACCTATGTGAAGTTCAACTCAGGAGCGGAAGAGAATGTTGCCAGCTACACCTACGACAGGTTGGGTAATGTACGAGAAAAGGTATATGGGGGAACCTCGCAGAAGGATAGTTGCAAGTACGACATTAATGGTCGACTTATACAGGTTAATAGCCCCGACTATCAGAGCAGCACAAGTCTTTTTGCATATAGATTAGGTTTTGACAAACCTGACAAGGTAGGCTCCGCCGCACCTACCGCTCAGTACGGCGGTAGCATTAGCTCCATGGTATGGCGCAGCCAAAATACTGGTGGTGTAAAGCAGAAGAAGGGTTACGGCTTTAGTTACGATGGATTGGATAGGCTTAAAGCGACCAGCTATGGCGATGGCGAAACCCTTAGTGCAAAAGACTACTACGTTGAGCGAAACCTAAGCTACGACCTGAATGGCAACATTGCAGGGCTAACCCGAACCAACGGGAGCGGTGCGGCAAGCACCTACAGCAACAGCTATATAGGAAACATGCTGCGAAGCGTAAATAATGGTGCTGCATACTGCTACGATGCTAACGGAAATGCCACCACCGATGGTAAAAATGGGTATAAGCTAGCCTACAACGAGCTTAACCTACCAAGCACCGTTAGCACAAGTGCAGGTACCCTAGCAATTACCTATAAGTACGATGCCGATGCCGAAATGCTGCTAACCAAAACTCCTAACGGATACGTTCGCTACTACGTGGGCAGCATGGTGTACGAAAAGCAGACAAGTACCAGCGCCATCGCCTTTAGCCTTGCGCAGCATAGCGAAGGCGTTGTATTGGCGAGTGGGATATATAGCTACTACCTAAAGGATCATCTAGGCAACGTACGCGTGGTATTCCATAAGGCAGGCAATGGTACTCTGGTGGTCGATCAGGCAACCGACTACTACCCATTCGGTAAGTCGTTCGATAACGTTAACCCCAACATAAACCGCTACCTCTACAACGGCAAGGAGCTGCAGGACCAGATGGTCGGTAGCGTTCCCTTTGGCTACTATAACTTTGGTGCACGATTCTATGATCCGGAACTTGGATTGTGGCATTCGGTGGATAATGCTTCAGAAAAATTTAGCGGTTTATCACCATACAACTATTGTATGAACAATCCGCTTGTTTTCATAGATCCTGATGGAAATAATCCATTGTTAATTGCTGCTATAATTATTGGAGCTGCTGCAGGTGGTTATACTGGTCATAAGATAGCACATGCCAATGGATATAATTTTTCTAATTGGCAAACCTATGGTTATATGCTTGGAGGTGCTGTTATCGGTGGATTTTCAGGCTATGCTGGTGTTGCAATATCTACAGGCGGCTTTATGGCAAATACTATGGGGGCTATGTATAGTTCAATGTCTTATTCATTGGGGATGTCTATGTTAAGTGGAGGAAGGATGCAACCTAGTATTAGTCTTGGAGGCGCCTCCTACAATTTTGGAACACAGGATTGGGGATACATTGGGGAAAAAGGTAATAGTAAATTAGAAAATCTTGGCTATGGATTGGGGATGTTGGCTAATTTAAGTGATGTTGCTAATTTTACGGACTCCTTTACTCATTGGGAGGATAAAATGCGAGCGAAATATGAAAAGGGATATGGTGATGCAGTGTGCTATAAAGATGAAACTATAGGCAACAATATTGGTTTTGGATCAAAAGGGAACAGAACATCTTTTTCTGGACCAAATAATCCGTCGGGTCTGAATGCAATCGGAGATGTAGTCGATTATTATGGTCCTGTTCCTAATGGTACATTCTTAGAATATCCCGGGTTTATACATGATGTAAGTTATGCAAAGTTAGGAATTCAAGGAGCTAATGGATTATTTACATCACTTAGAGCTTTGCCTGCAGATATTCGTTTTATTTCGCAATCACTTTACTTAGGGACAAAACATTTATTCAGTAATCCATGGTTAAGTTTTCAAAGCGATTTAATAGGAATAGGATTAGGTGCAGCAGCTGCACCTAAAGCTATTATTTTGCCATCCCTGATTTACGGAACATGCAAAATTATAAAGAGATGA
- a CDS encoding M48 family metallopeptidase: MKRLLVFAAAVGIFVTACTTVPVTGRRQLSLVSSGEMVTLGEQNYKQTLEQSKLSTNKVQVDRIRRVGGRIQKAVEQYMAEHGMAGQLEGFKWEFNLIENDTTVNAWCMPGGKVAFYTGILPICKDDNGIAVVMGHEIAHAIANHSGERMSQAMALDLGGQVGSILLSGKTQQTQQAFQLLYPIGAQVGVILPYSRSHELEADKMGLIFMAMAGYNPETAVAFWERMAASSSGGRPPQFLSTHPAEQARIDRIRADLPEIMKYYTPAKK; the protein is encoded by the coding sequence ATGAAAAGACTACTTGTTTTCGCGGCAGCCGTAGGTATATTCGTTACGGCGTGTACGACGGTTCCGGTAACGGGTCGAAGGCAACTTTCGTTGGTGTCGTCTGGCGAAATGGTAACTCTTGGAGAGCAAAACTACAAACAAACACTGGAGCAGTCGAAACTGTCGACAAATAAGGTTCAAGTTGATCGGATTAGAAGGGTCGGCGGTCGCATTCAGAAGGCTGTGGAGCAGTATATGGCCGAGCATGGAATGGCCGGTCAGTTGGAGGGCTTTAAGTGGGAGTTCAACCTGATAGAGAATGATACCACCGTTAATGCTTGGTGCATGCCTGGCGGGAAGGTGGCCTTTTATACTGGTATCCTTCCCATATGCAAGGATGATAACGGTATTGCCGTAGTTATGGGGCATGAGATAGCCCATGCAATAGCCAACCATAGCGGTGAGCGCATGTCGCAGGCAATGGCGCTGGATTTGGGCGGGCAGGTGGGCTCTATTTTGCTGAGCGGCAAAACGCAGCAAACACAGCAGGCCTTTCAACTTCTTTACCCGATTGGGGCTCAGGTTGGCGTGATACTTCCCTACAGCCGTAGCCACGAGTTGGAGGCCGACAAGATGGGGCTAATCTTTATGGCCATGGCGGGCTACAACCCCGAAACGGCTGTTGCCTTTTGGGAGCGGATGGCCGCATCGAGCAGCGGTGGTAGGCCCCCTCAGTTCCTTTCGACGCACCCTGCCGAGCAGGCGCGTATCGACAGGATCCGGGCAGATCTTCCCGAAATCATGAAGTACTACACTCCCGCAAAAAAATAG
- a CDS encoding DUF4861 family protein, producing the protein MKLKNLYLLVVAALLASCGRQLLVTVQNPSDLKREKETVEVPWSTIQAKYPSATSVGITITTPSGEVTAHQLVAGDSSNADLLIFQVDVAPHSQTTYTIRKQASPTFAPTVFGRTVPERMDDFAWENNRIAFRVYGPALEATGEISNGIDVWVKRTDSLIINKWYKSADYHTDHGDGLDCYKVGRTLGAGAMAPWIDGKLWLGNNYTSAKVLANGPIRVSVLLTYKPFEVSGEQVQESRLITLDANSNLSCIRELYSNNMVGKQVAAGIISRDGGEVKGDDALGWLAYWEPINGSNGNTALAVVIPRSDVRTLVQQGHHLCTATYTKPFCYYAGASWSKAGFRNSTEWFAYVDTFAKKLRLPLVVKVR; encoded by the coding sequence ATGAAGCTTAAAAATCTGTATCTACTAGTAGTGGCAGCGCTGCTAGCCTCCTGTGGCCGGCAGCTGCTGGTTACTGTCCAAAATCCAAGCGACCTGAAGCGTGAGAAGGAGACCGTAGAGGTTCCGTGGAGTACCATTCAGGCGAAGTACCCGTCGGCTACCTCGGTAGGTATTACCATCACCACCCCCAGTGGCGAGGTCACGGCTCATCAGCTTGTCGCCGGCGACTCTTCTAATGCCGATCTTCTCATTTTTCAGGTTGATGTTGCGCCACACTCGCAGACAACGTACACCATTCGGAAGCAGGCTTCACCCACGTTTGCCCCAACGGTGTTCGGACGTACCGTACCTGAGCGCATGGACGATTTTGCATGGGAGAATAACCGCATCGCCTTTCGCGTATATGGGCCTGCGCTCGAGGCTACCGGCGAGATTAGTAATGGCATCGATGTATGGGTAAAACGCACCGATAGCCTTATCATCAACAAGTGGTACAAGAGCGCCGATTACCACACCGACCATGGCGATGGGCTCGATTGTTACAAGGTAGGCCGCACGCTGGGCGCTGGGGCCATGGCTCCATGGATCGATGGCAAGTTGTGGCTGGGCAACAACTACACCTCGGCTAAGGTGCTGGCCAACGGGCCAATCCGCGTAAGCGTTTTGCTAACCTACAAGCCATTCGAAGTAAGCGGCGAGCAGGTGCAGGAGTCGCGTTTGATAACTCTCGATGCCAACTCAAACCTTAGCTGTATCCGTGAGCTCTACTCCAACAATATGGTTGGCAAGCAGGTTGCAGCGGGCATTATCTCGCGCGATGGGGGCGAGGTTAAGGGGGATGACGCCCTTGGCTGGTTGGCCTACTGGGAACCAATTAACGGGAGCAATGGCAACACAGCGCTTGCCGTCGTAATTCCTCGTAGTGATGTTCGGACGCTTGTCCAGCAGGGGCATCACCTCTGCACGGCCACCTACACCAAGCCGTTTTGCTACTATGCGGGTGCGTCGTGGAGCAAAGCAGGTTTCCGCAACTCAACCGAGTGGTTTGCCTACGTTGATACCTTTGCAAAGAAGTTAAGGTTGCCATTGGTTGTTAAAGTTAGGTAG